In one Rutidosis leptorrhynchoides isolate AG116_Rl617_1_P2 chromosome 8, CSIRO_AGI_Rlap_v1, whole genome shotgun sequence genomic region, the following are encoded:
- the LOC139862462 gene encoding heavy metal-associated isoprenylated plant protein 33-like — translation MSQTVVLKVGMSCGGCAGAVKKVLTNMEGVESFDIDLELKKVTVKGNVEPDAVLQTVSKTGKKTEFWPKEASSCGGCNKKVDDPVAAPSNETGKTVEPVAAPSCGVAKPEEPVAAPSCGAAKSVEPVAAPSAEAEKPVEPVTAPSSEAEKAVEPVVVG, via the exons ATGTCTCAG ACGGTTGTTCTAAAAGTTGGCATGTCCTGTGGAGGCTGTGCTGGTGCAGTGAAGAAGGTTCTTACTAATATGGAAG GAGTAGAAAGTTTTGACATTGATCTTGAGCTAAAGAAGGTTACAGTGAAAGGAAACGTAGAGCCAGACGCAGTTTTGCAGACCGTTTCTAAAACTGGGAAAAAAACTGAATTTTGGCCAAAAGAAGCATCATCATGTGGTGGTTGTAACAAAAAGGTAGACGACCCAGTTGCTGCACCATCTAATGAAACTGGGAAAACGGTGGAGCCTGTGGCTGCACCATCTTGTGGAGTTGCAAAACCAGAGGAACCTGTGGCTGCACCATCTTGTGGAGCTGCAAAATCAGTGGAGCCTGTTGCTGCACCATCTGCTGAGGCTGAAAAGCCGGTGGAACCTGTGACTGCACCATCTTCAGAAGCCGAAAAGGCAGTTGAACCTGTTGTTGTTGGTTGA